GGTGATGCCCAAAACACCTTGGGTTAATGGATCCATGCTTATCCGGCTAACTATTTATGTGGGCCGTTTTATACCACGTTTGCTTATTCAGGGTGCTCGGATAATTCATCGTCTATGGGTTTGGCGGCTTTGGGGTTAGGTTTGAGGGTGTTGTCGTCACTACCGGCCTCGTCGTCGCTTGTCCCAGTCTGATCATTTGAGGCACTGTTTTTTTCCGCAGCGTCAGCTTTATCTTCAACTATCTTCGGGGTACTTTGGGCTGCGGCTTTCACTGCTTTGCGAACGGCGGCATTAACCTCTTTAGGGTCATTGGTCTGTTTGGCGGCAGATTGGGCGGCTTCTCTGGCGGCTTCTTTAAGTTCTTCTGCTACTGGTTCTAGTGCTTCGGCGACGACGGAGTCCGCCACTTTTTCTGCTGCGATCTGACGCTCGTCGGTGTTGATACCAACATGGTATGCAGCAAAGCCGGGCATCACCATTTGGTTGAGGGCAATACCAATAATTTGACCATCCACATTGCTACGTATAACCGAGCTGCGGTTGGTAATGGGGTCGGTGACGTTGCCGAGAATGTCGCCTTTTTTGACTTTCTGGCCCAATTTAGCTTCGGTGAGAAAAACGCCGCTTTGGTCGGCCCGGAGCCAAGTGGATTTGTAATAAACATTTTGCTTGGGAGAGCGCTGGGGCTTGTCATTGATCATATTCATATGATGCATTACGGCCCGAATACCATTAACACTTTGGGTCACTTCCCGTAGTTGCAGCCGTAGTGGTTCGCCTGCTTCCAGGGTCACGGCAGGGATACCAGCGTCCACAGAGGCTTTACGCAATGTGCCGGTGGCGCCGGCACCGTCCAGTACCGTCACGTCATGAAACATTTTGCTGAATTCTTTTACGCTTTCTTTACCCAGATCAGAGCGGAGTTGGGTGAGGTTGGTGCGGTGGAATGAGCCGGTATGGATATCAATCAAGCGATCGCAGTGGGCGATAATTTCATTAAAAAAGCTATGGGCAATCCGCCCGGCAGAGCTGCCTTTTGGGTCGCCGGGAAAGTAGCGGTTGAGATCCCGGCGGTCTGGCAGGTATCGTGAGCTGCGACGAAAACCATGCATATTCACAATAGGAACACCAATGACGATGCCCTTTAGTTGATCGCTTTCCAAGCTGAACATGACCCGACGAATCGTTTCTACACCATTGAGTTCGTCACCGTGAACGGCGGCAGTAAGACAGAGAGTAGGACCGGCCTCAACCCCGGCCGCGACCAGGACGGGGGTCGGCATGGCCAGGCCAGCCACAGCTTGACCTGCTGTCCAGTAAAGCCGCTCAAAACGTCCCCGTAAAATGTCTTGCCCAAGTAAGGTAATGGCGATGTCGGGAGTGGTCTGGCTATCTTGTTCAAACTCGGTATGAAGCTGCGCCGATTTTTTTTGATTAGGCGTAAACAACTCGCTGTCTCTTTTATCGGCAGCCTTTTTTTCCTCGCCACCGGGTGATTCTTCGATGGATTTGGGCGTCTGTTCATCGGCCTGCGTCATAGGGCTTAGGATGCAAAATAGTAACGACGCGATTAATAATATGCCTCGCATAATGGGGGCGATCACTCCATATCGGTGGTGTCAAATTTTGAATATTTGGGGCCAGCAACCAAGCATTATCATAAACCCATTGTCCATGCTTGAAATCTGCACGCTAGTGGCAATTTTGCCAAGTACTACAAACTCGTGCTGCATTTGACGTATTTTCCTTGCCAAGTTCCCGTGGCATGGAGGTTAGGGTCTTTTACGGGATTGGTCGCGCTAAAGATGAGCAGTTCAGGCATAATGCGGTTTTCTGCGGGTTTAGCAAAGGTCAGTAAGGTGTCGGGCGATTTTGGAATACGAACATATGCATGAACAACGCCGCCAAGCCTATCTTCAGGCGATGGGCATAAATCACTATGTTCCTCGCTTTGTGTTGCCAAATGCTTTGGCGTCACCGCGTTGCGAAACATTTGTTGCTGACATGTCGGCAATGGTTGTTGAGTCGGTAGCAGCGCAAGAGCCTCAAACGGCTCCGCCATCACCGGCCAGTCCCGCTGCCCGTGCACCCAAAATTGAAGTGGAGTTTGCGGCTAAAAAGCCTGTTCCGCCTCGTCCTGTTAAGGACGAAGTCATTACAGAACCTCGTTTTACCGCAGAGTTGGTGCTCAGTGATCTTGGTATCCTGTTTATTGCCTCGGGCAATCTTTCTGGTGCCCAAAAGCGCTTGGTTGCGAATATTGCCCAAGCGTATTCTACATTTGCCTTAGAGGGACGGGACCCCGCATTACAAGCTGGACGTTTTCAATGGCCGGTGAGTCAGGGCCGCAGTTTACCCCGGGGGGAAGCGGCGGCAAAAGATGCATTGAGTGCCAATGTACTCGCGCGCTCAGAACGACAGAAACTGAATAAAATCGTCATTTTTGGCGATACCTTACAGCCCTATTTGGACGAGGCGATGCTCACAACAGAGGGGCTGAAAATAATAAAATCAGCAAGCCTTGAGGAACTGATGAGTGACGGCAATGCCAAAGCGGCCTTGTGGCAGGCGCTTCGGACTGCAGCCCAGTCATGACGCTGCTAGAGTTGAATCGGGCTCACTTGCAAGATTGCATTGCCATTGATGCCGACTCACCACATCCGTGGGGGGAATCTCATTGGGCACGCAGCTTGAGAGATGACCATTGTTTGGGACTGTGCTTAGATAGCCACTTGCTCGCCGTCAGTGCCTATAGCTTGGTTTTTGATGAGTTGAGTTTATTGAATATTGTTGTTGCCGATAATCAGAAAGGCCGTGGTTACGGACAGGCTTTGCTGGAGCAAGGCTTAGAATGGATGCAACAATTTGGCCCTGCGCGCTGTATCTTAGAAGTTAGGGTTTCAAATCTCGCGGCTCGGCGTTTATATAAGCGCTTGGGTTTTGGGGAAGACGGTCTTCGTAAAAATTATTATCCGCTGGGAACAGGTCGTGAAGACGCGATGCTAATGTCGGTAAATTTGCCCTTAGAATACTGAAATAAATGAGAGGTAGTTCACATTTTGCGTGAAATAGAAACAGATTGGTGGTTTCTCGTATTGCCCGATGAGTGGGGCAGTGAGCAAGATGACGACACGATCCTGGTGTTTGATCAAGATGAGCTGGGTTGTATCAGTTTATCGACCTTGGAATCGGAGTCTGGCACGGCTGCCGACGAGGGTGACCTTAAAGCTTTACTCAATGAGATCGCCTACCGGGAATCCGACGGAAAAGTTTGCCAAATAGCCGAGGATTGGCGGGGGTGGGTGTTTGATACCCTTGAAGATGGCGACTTTATTCGGGAATGGTTTTTGCTTGGCGGTGGTCATATTTTGCTAATTAGTTATTCCTGCGCGGAAGACGATAAAGATATGGATATCTCGGTGGTGGAGCAAATTTTGGATAGCTTGCGGCTTAAGGATGAGGACCAGTGATGGTAATGTGGCCATAGTTATATGGAGCCACGATCATAAACAGGCCAAATTTATACATGCGTGCAGCCGGACGTTGCCAATAACAGGTTTTATTATGAAAAAAATAATGTCTTTGGTTTTTTTGAGTTTTTCATTACTTGCTATCTCATTACAAACCAGTGCTGACAGTAAAAAAGCAGATTTCTCTAGCCTTAAATTGGCTTCGGTCAGTGCGATGGCAATCGATGCCAATACCGGCGAAGTATTGTTTCAACGTAATCCGTCTATCGTTATGCCTATTGCCTCACTGACAAAGGTCATGACCGCAATGGTAGTTTTGGACGGTAAGCAGTCGTTGCGGGAAAAAATTCGCTTTAACCAAGATGATCGCAAAGCTATTAATAACTATTTTTCACGGATTCGTATGGGGTCTGAGATCTCACGAGGGGAAACACTTCAACTGGCGTTAATGTCTTCTGAGAATTTGGCCGCAGCGGCACTTGCCAGAAGCTACCCCGGCGGCACCCCGGCATTTGTCAAAGCAATGAATGCTAAAGCAAAAGCATTGGGAATGCGTAATACTCGCTTTGTGGACAGCAGTGGCTTGTCTACCAATAACGTGTCTACCGCAGCTGATTTATCGCTGATGCTTGGCGCGGCATCAAAGTATTCTGAAATCCGCCGTTTCAGTACGACCTCTGTGCATACCGCTAATTTTTCCCGTCCTCGTTATCGACTGGCTTACGTCAATACCAATGTGCTTGTGCGTTATAACCGCTGGGATGTGGATGTGAGCAAGACCGGATACTTGAATGAGGCTGGACGTTGTTTGGTGATGAAAACCACGGCCAATAAACGCCCCGTGCTGATGGTAATGCTGGATTCGTACGGTAAACGCAGCCCGGTGGGTGATGCCGGTCGTATTAAGACGTGGCTTGAAACGGGTAAAAGCGGAAATGTGGCTGGTTCAGCAATGGCTTACCAAAAGCGTAAAACCAAGGAATACCTTTCTAAACAACTCGCTTCAAGCGCGCACTAGCGTGAGTTAAACCCACCAGTGGCATTCTCCAAAAGGCTTGCTTCCGCAAGCCTTTTTTAATTGCGCTCTCTCCTTGTGCATGCCCTCATAAGCCGTATGGATAAATCCATTTCAGGACGGAAGGGTATAAAAAAGGAGCCATAAGAGCCCCTTTGCAGATCTAGCTTGTTTTGATGGTTATCAGCAAGCTTCAAATAGCCCAGCCGCGCCCATGCCCTTGCCGATACACATGGAAACAATACCGTATTTTTTATTGCGGCGTTGCAGTTCCCGAATCACTACCCCCGTCATCCGTGAACCTGTCATGCCGTAGGGATGGCCAATGGCAATAGCGCCACCGTTGACGTTATAGATATCGTTGTCGATTTCCAAAGCATCACGGCAGTATAGACACTGGGAAGCGAAGGCTTCGTTCAGTTCTACCAGGTCAATGTCAGCCATGCTCAGGCCGTTCATTTTCAGAAGCTTGGGAATGGCAAAGACGGGGCCTATGCCCATTTCATCGGGCTCACAGCCTGCTACCGTAAAGCCGCGGAAATATGCCTTGGGTGTCAGGCCCAATTCAATGGCTTTTTTCTCGGTCATCAGCAGTGTCATCGACGCGCCGTCAGACAGTTGGGACGCATTACCGGCGGTGATCGTGCCTGTCTCTTCGTTAAATACTGGTTTCAAACCAGCCAATGCGTCTAGTGTGGTTTGAGGACGGTTGCATTCGTCTTTGTCTACAGTGCCCTGCAGGGTTTCTTTAGTGCCGGCCTTGCGGTCTTCTTTTAGCCAGTTTACGGTCATCGGCGCGATTTCATCTGCGACGAGGCCTGCTTCTACGGCGGCAGCGTAACGCTGTTGGCTTTGTAGGGCGTAGGCGTCTTGTTGTTCACGAGTGACGTTGTAACGTTCCGCGACAATCTCGGCAGTGAGGCCCATGGGCATTAGAAACTGGGGCAGATCGTTGACCAGACGGGGGTTTTCTTCAAATTCGGATGTGCCTCGTTCTAAGCCAGTAATGGATTCTACGCCACCGGCAATGCAAATATCACCTGCGCCGCTGGCAATGTGCTGGGCGGCAATGGCAATGGCATTTAGGCCAGATGAGCAGGCACGACTAATGGTTAGCCCCGAGGTTGCTACCGTTAGGTTTGATAACGCCACGGCGTAGCGAGCCAGGTTAGCTGATTGCTCACCCGTCTGACGGGCAGAGCCGACAACAACATCGTCGACCAATGCGGGGTCGAGCTTTGGGTTTCTTTCGAGCAGTGAATCAATACAGTGCGCCACCATGTCGTCGGCACGTGTCAGGTTAAAAGTGCCGCGAAAGGATTTGGCGAGACCTGTTCTAATATTGTCGACGATAACGACCTGGTTCATTGCAGATGCTCTCCGAATTGGGGGGAAATTGGTAACCTTGCGAATTATATGGTGGCGAACAGGATATGGCAAATTGGCTTTTGTTGCTTAGCCAACATTGCCGGTTACCCTTACCCGGCGACTTTCCTTGGGGTGATCGCTGAGTTTGGCCGCCTGACGTTTTTCTATTTGGGCGTCGATAATATTTTTTAAGGCGATGATTAAGCCGGTAAAAATAAAGGCCCCAGGTGGTAATACGGCAACGAGAACCGAGGTGTAGTCTTCAAACAATACGATCTTCCACTGTTTTGCACCCTCACCAAATAGCAGGTCCATATTGGCGAAAATAGCGCCAGTGCCAATAATTTCGCGCATGGCTCCCAGTGCAATCAAGACGGCGGCAAAGCCCAGGCCCATTAAAAAACCATCAGCAGCGGAGGGCAGTAGTTTGTTTTTGCAGGCAAAGGCATCGGCTCGGCCGAGAATGGCGCAGTTGGTGGTAATCAGCGGCAGAAAAATACCCAGAATAGTGAACAGCTCATAGGCAAAGGCCTGCATCAATAGCTCGATACAGGTAACCGCGGCGGCAATAATCATCACAAAGGCGGGAAGCCGAATGGCGTCGGTGGCAAAGTGACGGATCATTGATACGCAGCTATTGGAGATCACCAGGACCATCATGGTCGCGAGTCCCATGCCGATGGCATTGATCACTGAACCGGTGACGGCTAACAGCGGGCATAGTCCGAGCAGCTGGACAATGGCGGGGTTGTTTTTCCATAGTCCGTTGAGTGATATTTCGCGATAACTGATGTCACTCATGTGTTTGCTCCTGATGTCGGGGCTAAGTCGAGAAGCGTTTGCCGGTTAGCTTCAAAGTATTTCAACGCCCGGTAAACACTGTGGCTGACGGCTCTAGGGGTAATTGTGGCGCCGGTAAACTGATCAAACACACCGCCGTCTTTTTTTACTGTCCAGCGAGACTCAGTTGGATTGCCAAGGGATTTATTTGCAAAGCCGTCTACCCACTGGCTTTTTTGGTAATCGACCTGATCGCCCAAGCCTGGCGTTTCACGGTGGGATAATACCCGCACACCGGCAACGCTGCCGTCGCGGTTAATTCCCACAATCAGATCAATATCGCCGGTATAGCCATCTCTGGCGGTCGCGGGAAGAATCACCGCCACGACCTTGTTCTGCTGTTTGGCTTGGTAATATCGCTTGGCTTCTCTCAGCCCCAAAAACTCTTGATCTGAAATGAAGCGGGCATTGTCGAGCATGTCGTTGTCGTGACGGTCTTCGGGAATGATGGCCAACAAGGCTTTGGCTTCGGCATGGCGGATGTTGTCGCGGATTTTTTCTCGGGTGCCTAAGTAGGTGCTGGCGATGACGGCAGTGGTTACCACGGCGAACAGGGCCAGTAAAATGCTGTTTTTACTAATCGATTTCCCCAACATTATTGATCCCCTCCGGTGGCCTTTTTACTTTTGTGACCATAGGTTCTGGGTTGGGTGTAGTGATCAATAAACGGTGCGGCAAAATTCATTAGCAATACGGCGAAGGCTACCGCGTCGGGGTAATTTCCCCAATGGCGGATCAAATAAATCAGTACCCCGATCAGCGCGCCATAGATAATCCGGCCTTTGTTAGACACGGCGGAACTGACCGGATCGGTGACAATAAAGAAGGCCCCAAACATGGTGGCACCACTAAATAGATGAAACAGGGGGGAGCCACCCGAGGCGGAGCTGCCGCCATCAAAGAACAACAGGGACATCAGGCTAAGGGCAAGTAACATGCTAATGGGGGCATGCCACGTAAAGACCCGACGGTACATCAGGTATAAGCCGCCTGCCAGAAATGCGCCGTTAACCCACTCCCAGCCAATGCCCGCCCAACGACCAAATTGGGGTGTTTGAGCCCAAAGGTCGCTCAGTATCAAACTGTTGTTTTGTTTAAGAACATCTAGTGGTGTCGCTGCGGTAAGGCCATCAATATTGCCGTTGAACATGCCCAAGCTACGAAGTAAGGCGTCTAGGGGCCCTAGTAATTCGCCACTAATACCCTGCGGGGCAAGCCATGTGGTCATGGCCACCGGGAAAGAAATTAGCAAAAAGACATAGGCGGCCATGGCCGGGTTAAAGGGGTTATACCCCATGCCGCCATACAGCTGTTTGGCGATGAGAATGGCAAAGCCAGTGCCGACAATAATCATCCACAATGGCGAGGCGGGGGGCAGGGCAATGCCCAGCAAAAAAGCCGTGACCAAGGCACTGCCGTCATTGAGATAAAAGCCAATGGGTCGTTTACGTAGCTTTAATGCAAGGGCTTCAAAACCCAGTGCCGATAAGCTGGCCCACAGAACGTTGATTAATGTGCCAAAACCAAAAAACCAGGTCAGGGTGAACAAGCCGGGCACGGTCGCCAGCAAGACTAAGCGCATGACTTTGGGCGTGCTCATGGGGCCGTGGGCGTGGGGTGAGCTGACTTTCATTAACGGCATCTTATCGTCTCACCTCAGGCGTCCTGCTCGGCCAGTTGTTGTTTGGCGTCGGCTAGCTTAGTTTCCATTTTCTTTAAGGCATCTTCTAATATGGCGGCGTTGTCGTCGTTGTTTTGCTGGGCGGCATTGAGCTTTTCTCGACTCTTGGCTATACGCTTTTCTAATGACTCGACCGTTTGCTTAAGCTTATCTGCAGGACTGAGATTGGCTTGGGACTCGCGCGCGGCCATGGCGCGTTTAATGGCCGCTTGAGCCGGGTCGTCTGCTATTTCTTGAGGTTTTTCCGCAGTATCGGGCTTGGCTTGGGTGCTTTGGTGTTCGGCTAATTCTTGCCGTGCGGCTTCTAGTTTGGCAGCCGTTTTCTCGACTGCAGTCTGAAATGCAGCGGCGTTGTCATCGCCTTGTTGTTTGGCCTGCGCCAGTTTTGTTTCCGCTGCGGCGAGTTTTTTCTCGCTGCTGGCAATGAGTTTTTCCAAGCGTTGGGTTTTCTGCTCTGGACTTTCTTCTTCGGTGTTGCCGGCGCGCTTGGCTAAAGCCCGTTGAATAGCCGCTTGAGCTGGATCTTCATTTTCTTCAGGTGTTGCTGAGGCAGACTTGTCAGTTTGATGGGCCTGTAATTCTTGCTGGGCGTTTTGTAATTTCTTTTCGGTATTTGCCACCGCTTTGGCAAAGGCCTCGGCGTTATCGTCGCCTTGTTCCTGGGCTAAGGCGAGTTTTTCTTTTGCGGCTGCTAGACGTTTTTCTGCGCTGGCGATGTGTTTTTCGAGGCGAGCGGTTTTGTCTTCTGCTGATTCTGGTGATGACTCACCAGAACGGGCGGCCTGTGCTCTGGCAATAGCTGCTTTGGCGGGATCGGCATCCTGAGCCTGAGTTTGGCTTTGGGCTTTTTTGGCTTTGCTGCGCTCAATTGCAGCTTGAATCACATCGCCTTTACTATCAGACGTTGTTGCGCTCGCGGTTTTTTGTTTGGCGGCTTCTAAACGCGCTTTGCGCTTGGCTTCTTTTGCGGCGGCTTCCCGCTCGATACGAATTTGTCTGGCTTCAAAGCGTTCTTTGCTGCGCTCGGCTTTAATTTTATCTTGCTGGGCTTGGCGGATTTCACCCTTGGATGCCCGGTAGTATTGCACCAGTGGAATATTACTGGGGCAGACATAGGAACAGGCGCCGCATTCTATGCAGTCGAATAGATTGTGGGCTTCGAGCTTGTCGTGTTCTTGGGCCCGAGCAAACCAATACATTTGTTGGGGTAGCAATGATACCGGGCAGGCCTCGGAGCACATGCCACAACGAATACAGGCTTGAGCCGGTGGTGGTGGCGGCAATTCTTTAGCTGTGGGGGCCAATACACAGTTAGACGTTTTGACGATGGGTACAGAAGGGTCTAGCAGGGTGTAACCCATCATAGGGCCACCCATAATTAAGCGTATGCAGTGCTCTGCCTGAAAGCCGCTTTTGTCGAGCAGGTATTGTATGGGCGTACCGAGGAGGGTGTCATAATTGCACTGCTGCTCACAGGCTTCGCCGGTGACAGTGGTGATACGAGAGATCAGTGGCTCACCAAATTCAATGGCCCGGTGGATGGCCACCGCGGTGCCGATATTCTGGCAGACCACGCCGATATCCGCAGGAAGCCCGCTACTGGGCACTTCTTTGCCGGTGAGGATTTCAATCAGCTGTTTTTCGCCACCGGAAGGGTATTTCGTTGGAAACACGACGATTTCAATATCGGTGCCCTCTGCCGCTTTTTGCAGGGCGGCGATGCCATCGGGCTTATTGTCTTCTACCCCAATGAGGGTTTCTTTGGCGGGTTGTACCAAATGGCGCAGGATTTCTGCACCGGCAATAATTTGCTCGGCGCGCTCTTGCATTAAGGCATCATCGGCGGTGATGTAGGGTTCGCACTCGGTGCCATTTAAGATCAAGGTCTCAATGGGTTTTTCGTCCCGGGTGGTGAGTTTGACCGCAGAAGGAAAACCGGCGCCCCCCATGCCTGCAATGCCTGCATTACGAATTTTATTAAGCAACGCGGTTTTGTCGAGCTGTCGATAATCCTGAGTCGCCTCAAGTTTAAACCATTCATCATTACCGTCGGTGTCGATAACAATACAGGGGGCGGTCATGCCAGATGGATGGGGGATTACACGGTTTTCTATCGCCGCCACGATGCCAGAACTTGACGCGTGAACCGGCGCGCTGACAAAACCCTTTGCCTCGGCAATCAGCTGGCCTTTTAGCACCTTGTCGCCCACCTTGACCACTGGGCTTGCCGGCGCACCGATATGCTGGGCCAGTGGCAAAATCAATTGGGGTGGAATGCCCGCAGCGCGGATGGGCGCGGTTAAAGACTGATGTTTGTTTTCTGGTGGATGGATGCCGCCGTGAATATCCCAAATTTTTCTCATGCTGCCGCTCCACTCGAACGTTCATTGGATCGGTCTGAGGCAATCATATCCTTGCCGGGAACGGGTTTATCCCAGTGCCAGCTTTGCAAGGTGGTTTCGATGGGCAGCATATCGATACAGTCTACGGGACAAGGGTCGACGCACAGATCGCAGCCGGTGCATTCGCTGGCGATAACGGTGTGCATATGTTTTGCCGAACCAAGGATGGCGTCGACCGGACAAGCCTGAATGCATTTAGTGCAGCCTATGCATTCGTCTTCACGGATATATGCTACCGACGGCACCGATTCTTCTGCGGCATCCAGCGGTTTGGCTTCGACACCCAGTAAGTCGGCGAGGGAGCTAATGGTGGCTTCGCCGCCGGGAGGGCATTTATTGATATCGTCGCCATTGGCGATGGCTTCGGCGTAGGGGCGGCAACCGGGATAGCCACACTGACCGCACTGGGTTTGGGGCAGAAGTTCTTCTACCTGATCGGCGATCGGGTCGCCTTCGGTTTTGAATTTGACCGAGGCATAACCTAGCAGGGCGCCAAATACCAAGCCTAGACTGACCAGGGCCAATAGCGAGGCAAAGAGTGGGTTTTGGGAAATCATCTCAATCATGCTGTTCCCCTAAACCAGACCCGCAAAGCCCATAAAGGCCAGGGACATGAGGCCGGCGGTGATCATACCCAACGCGGCGCCTTTAAAGGGAGTGGGTACATCGGCAACCGCCAAGCGTTCGCGCATGGCGGCAAATAACACCAGTACCATCGAAAAACCTGCCGCGGCGCCAAAGCCATATAAGGCCGCTTCAGAAAAACTGTGGTCTTTATTTATGTTGAGCAAGGCGACACCCAGTACCGCACAGTTGGTGGTAATCAGCGGTAGGAACACGCCCAGCACTTTGTAGAGCAGCGGACTGGTTTTGCGTACCACCATTTCGGTGAATTGCACGACGACAGCGATCACCAAAATAAAGCTGATGGTGCGGAGGTATTCTAAACCTAACGGCACCAGCAACCATTGGTAGGTGAGCCAGCTGCAGATGGATGCCAGTGTAAGCACAAAAGTGGTGGCGCTGGACATGCCAATAGCAGTTTCCAATTTGTTGGAAACCCCCATAAACGGGCATAAGCCCAAAAACTGGACCAACACAAAGTTGTTTACCAGTATCGCGCTGACCAGCAATATTGAATAATCGGCTAACACCGTCTTGTCTCTCCCCGCTGCGCTAAAATGCCCTCTGGCGCAGCGAAATAGTATAAGTAATTTTTTGTTT
The DNA window shown above is from Spongiibacter sp. IMCC21906 and carries:
- the pbpG gene encoding D-alanyl-D-alanine endopeptidase, producing MSLVFLSFSLLAISLQTSADSKKADFSSLKLASVSAMAIDANTGEVLFQRNPSIVMPIASLTKVMTAMVVLDGKQSLREKIRFNQDDRKAINNYFSRIRMGSEISRGETLQLALMSSENLAAAALARSYPGGTPAFVKAMNAKAKALGMRNTRFVDSSGLSTNNVSTAADLSLMLGAASKYSEIRRFSTTSVHTANFSRPRYRLAYVNTNVLVRYNRWDVDVSKTGYLNEAGRCLVMKTTANKRPVLMVMLDSYGKRSPVGDAGRIKTWLETGKSGNVAGSAMAYQKRKTKEYLSKQLASSAH
- a CDS encoding electron transport complex subunit E, with the protein product MSDISYREISLNGLWKNNPAIVQLLGLCPLLAVTGSVINAIGMGLATMMVLVISNSCVSMIRHFATDAIRLPAFVMIIAAAVTCIELLMQAFAYELFTILGIFLPLITTNCAILGRADAFACKNKLLPSAADGFLMGLGFAAVLIALGAMREIIGTGAIFANMDLLFGEGAKQWKIVLFEDYTSVLVAVLPPGAFIFTGLIIALKNIIDAQIEKRQAAKLSDHPKESRRVRVTGNVG
- a CDS encoding succinylglutamate desuccinylase/aspartoacylase family protein, producing MTQADEQTPKSIEESPGGEEKKAADKRDSELFTPNQKKSAQLHTEFEQDSQTTPDIAITLLGQDILRGRFERLYWTAGQAVAGLAMPTPVLVAAGVEAGPTLCLTAAVHGDELNGVETIRRVMFSLESDQLKGIVIGVPIVNMHGFRRSSRYLPDRRDLNRYFPGDPKGSSAGRIAHSFFNEIIAHCDRLIDIHTGSFHRTNLTQLRSDLGKESVKEFSKMFHDVTVLDGAGATGTLRKASVDAGIPAVTLEAGEPLRLQLREVTQSVNGIRAVMHHMNMINDKPQRSPKQNVYYKSTWLRADQSGVFLTEAKLGQKVKKGDILGNVTDPITNRSSVIRSNVDGQIIGIALNQMVMPGFAAYHVGINTDERQIAAEKVADSVVAEALEPVAEELKEAAREAAQSAAKQTNDPKEVNAAVRKAVKAAAQSTPKIVEDKADAAEKNSASNDQTGTSDDEAGSDDNTLKPNPKAAKPIDDELSEHPE
- the rsxA gene encoding electron transport complex subunit RsxA, whose protein sequence is MLADYSILLVSAILVNNFVLVQFLGLCPFMGVSNKLETAIGMSSATTFVLTLASICSWLTYQWLLVPLGLEYLRTISFILVIAVVVQFTEMVVRKTSPLLYKVLGVFLPLITTNCAVLGVALLNINKDHSFSEAALYGFGAAAGFSMVLVLFAAMRERLAVADVPTPFKGAALGMITAGLMSLAFMGFAGLV
- the rsxB gene encoding electron transport complex subunit RsxB, whose product is MIEMISQNPLFASLLALVSLGLVFGALLGYASVKFKTEGDPIADQVEELLPQTQCGQCGYPGCRPYAEAIANGDDINKCPPGGEATISSLADLLGVEAKPLDAAEESVPSVAYIREDECIGCTKCIQACPVDAILGSAKHMHTVIASECTGCDLCVDPCPVDCIDMLPIETTLQSWHWDKPVPGKDMIASDRSNERSSGAAA
- the rimI gene encoding ribosomal protein S18-alanine N-acetyltransferase gives rise to the protein MTLLELNRAHLQDCIAIDADSPHPWGESHWARSLRDDHCLGLCLDSHLLAVSAYSLVFDELSLLNIVVADNQKGRGYGQALLEQGLEWMQQFGPARCILEVRVSNLAARRLYKRLGFGEDGLRKNYYPLGTGREDAMLMSVNLPLEY
- the rsxC gene encoding electron transport complex subunit RsxC, producing MRKIWDIHGGIHPPENKHQSLTAPIRAAGIPPQLILPLAQHIGAPASPVVKVGDKVLKGQLIAEAKGFVSAPVHASSSGIVAAIENRVIPHPSGMTAPCIVIDTDGNDEWFKLEATQDYRQLDKTALLNKIRNAGIAGMGGAGFPSAVKLTTRDEKPIETLILNGTECEPYITADDALMQERAEQIIAGAEILRHLVQPAKETLIGVEDNKPDGIAALQKAAEGTDIEIVVFPTKYPSGGEKQLIEILTGKEVPSSGLPADIGVVCQNIGTAVAIHRAIEFGEPLISRITTVTGEACEQQCNYDTLLGTPIQYLLDKSGFQAEHCIRLIMGGPMMGYTLLDPSVPIVKTSNCVLAPTAKELPPPPPAQACIRCGMCSEACPVSLLPQQMYWFARAQEHDKLEAHNLFDCIECGACSYVCPSNIPLVQYYRASKGEIRQAQQDKIKAERSKERFEARQIRIEREAAAKEAKRKARLEAAKQKTASATTSDSKGDVIQAAIERSKAKKAQSQTQAQDADPAKAAIARAQAARSGESSPESAEDKTARLEKHIASAEKRLAAAKEKLALAQEQGDDNAEAFAKAVANTEKKLQNAQQELQAHQTDKSASATPEENEDPAQAAIQRALAKRAGNTEEESPEQKTQRLEKLIASSEKKLAAAETKLAQAKQQGDDNAAAFQTAVEKTAAKLEAARQELAEHQSTQAKPDTAEKPQEIADDPAQAAIKRAMAARESQANLSPADKLKQTVESLEKRIAKSREKLNAAQQNNDDNAAILEDALKKMETKLADAKQQLAEQDA
- the rsxD gene encoding electron transport complex subunit RsxD encodes the protein MPLMKVSSPHAHGPMSTPKVMRLVLLATVPGLFTLTWFFGFGTLINVLWASLSALGFEALALKLRKRPIGFYLNDGSALVTAFLLGIALPPASPLWMIIVGTGFAILIAKQLYGGMGYNPFNPAMAAYVFLLISFPVAMTTWLAPQGISGELLGPLDALLRSLGMFNGNIDGLTAATPLDVLKQNNSLILSDLWAQTPQFGRWAGIGWEWVNGAFLAGGLYLMYRRVFTWHAPISMLLALSLMSLLFFDGGSSASGGSPLFHLFSGATMFGAFFIVTDPVSSAVSNKGRIIYGALIGVLIYLIRHWGNYPDAVAFAVLLMNFAAPFIDHYTQPRTYGHKSKKATGGDQ
- the rsxG gene encoding electron transport complex subunit RsxG encodes the protein MLGKSISKNSILLALFAVVTTAVIASTYLGTREKIRDNIRHAEAKALLAIIPEDRHDNDMLDNARFISDQEFLGLREAKRYYQAKQQNKVVAVILPATARDGYTGDIDLIVGINRDGSVAGVRVLSHRETPGLGDQVDYQKSQWVDGFANKSLGNPTESRWTVKKDGGVFDQFTGATITPRAVSHSVYRALKYFEANRQTLLDLAPTSGANT
- a CDS encoding thiolase family protein, with product MNQVVIVDNIRTGLAKSFRGTFNLTRADDMVAHCIDSLLERNPKLDPALVDDVVVGSARQTGEQSANLARYAVALSNLTVATSGLTISRACSSGLNAIAIAAQHIASGAGDICIAGGVESITGLERGTSEFEENPRLVNDLPQFLMPMGLTAEIVAERYNVTREQQDAYALQSQQRYAAAVEAGLVADEIAPMTVNWLKEDRKAGTKETLQGTVDKDECNRPQTTLDALAGLKPVFNEETGTITAGNASQLSDGASMTLLMTEKKAIELGLTPKAYFRGFTVAGCEPDEMGIGPVFAIPKLLKMNGLSMADIDLVELNEAFASQCLYCRDALEIDNDIYNVNGGAIAIGHPYGMTGSRMTGVVIRELQRRNKKYGIVSMCIGKGMGAAGLFEAC